A portion of the Syngnathoides biaculeatus isolate LvHL_M chromosome 7, ASM1980259v1, whole genome shotgun sequence genome contains these proteins:
- the npl gene encoding N-acetylneuraminate lyase, whose product MSQSAEKTLTGLIAATFTPFTSQGEVNLAEIGPYIDYLTEKQGVNKIFVNGTTGEGMSLSVAERKLLAADWCRKAKGKMEQVIVHVGCTSLKDSQELARHAVEIEVDGIAVIAPSFFKPRTAESLRAYLKEVAGVAPTVPFYYYHLPALTGINLPASDLLEGIETLIPSFRGVKFSGSDLMDFGQCVSHLLPHRSVLYGVDEQLLAALALGANGAVGSTYNYLGSHMNKLLSEFDSGNFVQARSLQFKMQELIRYAVKLGFDVGVNKQLMCEVSGLQLGPPRLPVTPCPRERAVSIKQKYQHLFPVQ is encoded by the exons ATGTCTCAATCTGCAGAGAAGACATTGACGGGCCTAATTGCGGCCACGTTCACTCCATTCACATCTCAAGg TGAAGTCAACTTAGCAGAGATTGGACCTTATATTGACTACTTGACAGAGAAGCAAGGTGTAAATAAAATTTTTG TGAACGGCACCACCGGTGAGGGAATGTCTCTCAGTGTCGCCGAGAGGAAGTTACTAGCGGCGGACTGGTGTCGGAAAGCCAAGGGAAA AATGGAGCAAGTGATTGTGCACGTTGGCTGCACCAGTCTCAAAGATTCCCAAGAACTG GCTCGCCATGCAGTGGAGATCGAGGTGGACGGGATAGCGGTCATCGCCCCGTCCTTCTTCAAACCTCGCACGGCGG AGTCGCTGAGGGCGTACCTCAAGGAAGTGGCCGGCGTGGCGCCGACTGTGCCCTTCTATTATTACCACCTTCCTGCTCTCACGGGCATTAATC TGCCAGCAAGCGACTTGCTGGAAGGCATCGAGACGCTCATTCCCTCCTTCCGAGGGGTCAAATTCTCCGGGAGCGACCTGATGGACTTTGGCCAGTGCGTCAGCCACCTCCTGCCCCACCGCTCCGTCCTGTACGGCGTGGACGAG CAACTGTTGGCAGCCCTCGCGTTGGGAGCCAATGGAGCAGTTGGCAG CACGTACAACTATCTGGGAAGTCACATGAACAAGCTGCTGTCCGAGTTTGACAGCGGCAACTTTGTGCAGGCCAGGAGCCTTCAG TTCAAGATGCAAGAGCTCATCAGATACGCTGTAAAACTCG GATTCGACGTGGGCGTGAACAAGCAGCTGATGTGCGAGGTGTCGGGCCTGCAGCTGGGGCCCCCTCGCCTCCCCGTCACGCCGTGTCCTCGAGAGCGCGCCGTGTCCATCAAGCAGAAGTACCAGCACCTCTTCCCCGTCCAATGA